One stretch of Mangifera indica cultivar Alphonso chromosome 9, CATAS_Mindica_2.1, whole genome shotgun sequence DNA includes these proteins:
- the LOC123225745 gene encoding histone acetyltransferase HAC1 isoform X3 — MNVQAHISAGQVPNQGGLPQQNGNALPPNQMQNSVDGGGSVVVAGVSQQHNILNVDSELLRARGCMRDKIFSILMQRQTQQIDETTRMKCKDISKRLEEGLFKAAFTKGRGGHSHNQRHQQLVNSSSSIGTMIPTPGMSHSVNSSMIVASSVDTSVIASTGSNTIAPSNVNTGSLMSAGGLQNGSFNRSDGTLSNGYQQSPANFSIGSQRITSQMIPTPGFNSNNNNSSSSSSNLPYMNVESSNNGGGPSTVESTTVPQLPQEQQHVGGQNSCIFHNTGSQRG; from the exons ATGAATGTACAGGCTCATATATCGGCAGGGCAAGTTCCTAATCAAGGGGGACTGCCACAGCAAAACGGGAATGCATTGCCACCTAATCAAATGCAAAATTCAGTAGATGGCGGTGGTAGTGTAGTTGTTGCTGGGGTTTCTCAGCAGCATAATATACTGAATGTGGATTCTGAGCTGCTCAGAGCTCGGGGTTGTATGCGCGACAAGAT CTTTTCTATTCTAATGCAACGCCAGACACAACAAATTGACGAAACAACAAGAATGAAGTGCAAAGATATTTCAAAACGCTTAGAGGAGGGTCTATTTAAAGCTGCTTTTAcaaag GGAAGAGGTGGCCATAGCCATAATCAACGCCATCAGCAGCTTGtaaattcttcatcttccattGGTACAATGATACCAACACCTGGGATGTCACATAGTGTGAATTCATCAATGATTGTTGCATCCTCTGTTGATACTTCAGTGATTGCCTCCACTGGAAGTAATACCATCGCACCCTCAAATGTCAACACGGGAAGTCTTATGTCAGCTGGTGGCTTACAGAATGGTTCCTTCAATAGATCTGATG GGACGCTCTCTAATGGATATCAACAATCACCTGCCAATTTTTCCATTGGTTCCCAAAGGATCACTAGTCAAATGATTCCTACACCTGGATTTAACAGTAATAATAACAACAGCAGTAGTAGTAGCAGTAATCTGCCTTATATGAATGTGGAGTCTTCTAATAATGGTGGTGGGCCTTCAACTGTTGAATCTACAACGGTACCACAGCTACCCCAGGAGCAGCAGCATGTTGGTGGTCAAAACAGCTGCATATTTCACAACACTGGCAGTCAGAGGGGGTAG
- the LOC123225745 gene encoding histone acetyltransferase HAC1 isoform X1, which produces MNVQAHISAGQVPNQGGLPQQNGNALPPNQMQNSVDGGGSVVVAGVSQQHNILNVDSELLRARGCMRDKIFSILMQRQTQQIDETTRMKCKDISKRLEEGLFKAAFTKEDYMNLDTLEPRLSILIQGRGGHSHNQRHQQLVNSSSSIGTMIPTPGMSHSVNSSMIVASSVDTSVIASTGSNTIAPSNVNTGSLMSAGGLQNGSFNRSDGTLSNGYQQSPANFSIGSQRITSQMIPTPGFNSNNNNSSSSSSNLPYMNVESSNNGGGPSTVESTTVPQLPQEQQHVGGQNSCIFHNTGSQRG; this is translated from the exons ATGAATGTACAGGCTCATATATCGGCAGGGCAAGTTCCTAATCAAGGGGGACTGCCACAGCAAAACGGGAATGCATTGCCACCTAATCAAATGCAAAATTCAGTAGATGGCGGTGGTAGTGTAGTTGTTGCTGGGGTTTCTCAGCAGCATAATATACTGAATGTGGATTCTGAGCTGCTCAGAGCTCGGGGTTGTATGCGCGACAAGAT CTTTTCTATTCTAATGCAACGCCAGACACAACAAATTGACGAAACAACAAGAATGAAGTGCAAAGATATTTCAAAACGCTTAGAGGAGGGTCTATTTAAAGCTGCTTTTAcaaag GAGGATTATATGAATTTAGACACATTAGAGCCTCGTTTGAGTATTCTGATTCAGGGAAGAGGTGGCCATAGCCATAATCAACGCCATCAGCAGCTTGtaaattcttcatcttccattGGTACAATGATACCAACACCTGGGATGTCACATAGTGTGAATTCATCAATGATTGTTGCATCCTCTGTTGATACTTCAGTGATTGCCTCCACTGGAAGTAATACCATCGCACCCTCAAATGTCAACACGGGAAGTCTTATGTCAGCTGGTGGCTTACAGAATGGTTCCTTCAATAGATCTGATG GGACGCTCTCTAATGGATATCAACAATCACCTGCCAATTTTTCCATTGGTTCCCAAAGGATCACTAGTCAAATGATTCCTACACCTGGATTTAACAGTAATAATAACAACAGCAGTAGTAGTAGCAGTAATCTGCCTTATATGAATGTGGAGTCTTCTAATAATGGTGGTGGGCCTTCAACTGTTGAATCTACAACGGTACCACAGCTACCCCAGGAGCAGCAGCATGTTGGTGGTCAAAACAGCTGCATATTTCACAACACTGGCAGTCAGAGGGGGTAG